One window of the Candidatus Chryseobacterium colombiense genome contains the following:
- the argH gene encoding argininosuccinate lyase, which translates to MKKIWQKDDNATNILVNNFTVGKDLDFDERLAKYDVKGSMAHCKMLAEVGIISNEESEQMLSVLAGILEDIENGTFEIDKNAEDIHSQVESILIEKLGDTGKKIHTARSRNDQVLLDIKLYLVDEIREITALTDEFFQILIKLAEQHKNVLLPGYTHLQIAMPSSFGLWFGAYTEALLDDVEMLFSVKNIINKNPLGSAAGYGSSFPIDRESTTYNLGFQSMNYNSVYAQMTRGKSEKMLSMAMATLAGTLSKFSYDVCLYLSQNFDFISFPKEFTTGSSIMPHKKNPDIFELVRARCNRIQSLPNEFILLTNNLPSGYHRDMQLTKEILFPAIDSLKECLEILNYTLPNIQVKDGILEDEKYKYLFSVEKINEEVKNGSSFRDAYVKIGQEIENNAFDFEIGNLNHTHQGSIGNLCLDKIEYQFNKLKNKLLG; encoded by the coding sequence ATGAAAAAAATATGGCAGAAAGACGATAATGCCACCAATATATTAGTAAATAACTTTACAGTCGGGAAGGATCTTGACTTTGATGAGCGTCTGGCGAAATATGATGTCAAAGGTTCTATGGCACACTGTAAAATGTTGGCAGAAGTTGGAATTATTTCCAATGAAGAATCGGAACAGATGTTGTCTGTTTTGGCAGGTATTTTAGAAGACATCGAAAACGGAACTTTTGAAATCGATAAAAATGCGGAAGATATTCATTCGCAGGTTGAATCGATTTTAATTGAAAAATTAGGCGATACAGGAAAAAAAATACATACGGCGAGATCTCGTAACGATCAGGTTTTATTGGATATTAAATTGTATTTAGTAGATGAAATCCGGGAAATTACAGCATTAACGGATGAATTTTTTCAGATTTTAATCAAATTAGCAGAACAGCATAAAAATGTTTTGCTTCCGGGATATACCCATTTACAGATCGCAATGCCTTCATCATTTGGTTTGTGGTTTGGAGCCTACACAGAAGCATTATTGGATGATGTGGAAATGTTGTTTTCGGTTAAAAATATCATTAATAAAAATCCATTAGGTTCTGCAGCCGGTTATGGCTCATCTTTCCCGATTGACCGTGAAAGCACGACGTATAATTTAGGATTTCAGTCGATGAATTATAATTCTGTATATGCTCAGATGACGCGTGGAAAATCGGAGAAAATGTTGTCGATGGCAATGGCTACTTTGGCGGGAACTTTAAGCAAATTCTCTTATGATGTCTGTCTGTATTTGAGTCAGAATTTTGATTTTATCAGTTTTCCTAAAGAATTTACAACGGGAAGCAGCATTATGCCTCACAAGAAAAATCCGGATATTTTCGAATTGGTTAGAGCGCGTTGTAACAGAATTCAGTCGTTACCGAATGAATTTATTTTATTGACAAATAATCTCCCTTCAGGCTATCATAGAGATATGCAGCTGACGAAAGAAATTCTTTTCCCAGCTATTGATTCTTTAAAAGAATGTCTGGAGATTTTAAATTACACGTTACCCAATATTCAGGTAAAAGATGGAATTCTTGAGGATGAAAAGTATAAATATCTTTTCAGTGTAGAGAAAATCAATGAAGAAGTGAAAAACGGAAGTTCATTCCGTGATGCTTATGTAAAAATAGGACAGGAGATTGAAAATAATGCGTTTGATTTTGAAATAGGCAATCTCAATCATACACACCAAGGAAGTATCGGAAACCTGTGTTTAGATAAAATCGAATATCAGTTTAATAAACTGAAAAATAAATTATTGGGTTGA
- a CDS encoding Lrp/AsnC family transcriptional regulator, translated as MDLKDRMILSIIQEDSTLSVKEISEKIGLTFTPTYERIKQLEKNGIIEKYVGLLNREKLGLNIVVYCNVRLKEQSQKVLETFEKNIGKHDEVQEIISLSGEYDYMLKIIAKDINSYNEFAVNVISNIPNIGQYHSSIVLHEVKKSTKFKIDLD; from the coding sequence ATGGATTTAAAAGACAGAATGATTCTCAGCATAATTCAGGAAGATTCCACTTTATCCGTGAAAGAAATTTCGGAAAAGATTGGTCTTACCTTTACTCCAACCTATGAAAGAATCAAACAGCTGGAGAAAAACGGGATTATTGAGAAATATGTAGGTCTTTTGAATCGTGAAAAACTAGGTCTGAATATTGTGGTGTATTGTAATGTTCGTTTGAAAGAACAATCTCAGAAGGTTTTGGAAACATTCGAGAAAAACATTGGCAAACATGATGAAGTTCAGGAGATCATCAGTCTTTCCGGTGAATACGACTACATGTTAAAGATTATTGCAAAGGATATCAATTCTTATAATGAATTCGCCGTGAACGTGATTTCAAATATTCCAAATATCGGGCAATACCACAGTTCTATCGTGCTTCATGAAGTAAAAAAATCTACTAAGTTTAAGATTGATTTGGATTAA
- the egtD gene encoding L-histidine N(alpha)-methyltransferase: MDTFSFEETQNKFQSEIIGGLKGDPKHLLSKYFYDKKGDHLFQQIMNMPEYYLTDCELEIFTQKTADLANAINAFDESFDLIELGAGDATKSSFLLEYLVGQKADFTYMPIDISGNIIEVLEAKLALKIPNLHVVGLNGEYFEMLDKASKISSKRKVILFLGSNIGNMEVEEAYHFCSELRKKLNPGDILLIGFDLKKNPHTILQAYNDKTGITAAFNLNLLTRINEELNADFNIDQFQHYQTYDPLSGACRSYLISLKDQIVAIGNQEIQFKENEAVYMEISQKYSLDEINVMAVKNGFESLKEISDSRKWFIDAIWKVV; the protein is encoded by the coding sequence ATGGACACTTTTTCCTTCGAAGAAACACAGAATAAATTTCAAAGTGAAATTATTGGGGGACTGAAAGGTGATCCCAAACATCTGCTTTCCAAATATTTTTACGACAAGAAGGGAGATCATCTTTTTCAGCAGATCATGAATATGCCGGAATATTATCTTACTGATTGTGAACTTGAAATTTTTACGCAAAAAACAGCCGATCTGGCAAATGCAATCAATGCTTTTGATGAATCTTTTGATCTGATTGAGCTTGGAGCTGGAGACGCTACAAAATCTTCTTTTTTATTGGAATATCTTGTTGGTCAAAAAGCAGATTTTACTTACATGCCAATTGATATTTCGGGGAATATTATTGAAGTTTTGGAAGCTAAATTAGCTTTAAAAATTCCCAATCTCCATGTTGTTGGTTTAAACGGAGAATATTTTGAAATGCTTGATAAAGCAAGCAAAATTTCCTCCAAAAGAAAAGTGATCCTGTTTCTCGGAAGTAACATCGGGAATATGGAAGTTGAAGAGGCTTATCATTTTTGTAGTGAGCTGAGAAAAAAACTAAATCCCGGCGATATTCTTCTCATCGGTTTCGATTTAAAGAAAAATCCGCACACCATTTTACAGGCGTATAATGATAAGACCGGCATTACAGCTGCTTTCAATCTCAATCTTTTGACCAGGATCAATGAGGAGTTGAATGCTGATTTTAATATTGATCAGTTTCAGCATTATCAGACTTATGACCCATTATCAGGAGCGTGCAGAAGTTATTTGATCAGCTTAAAAGATCAAATCGTAGCTATTGGAAATCAAGAGATTCAGTTTAAAGAAAACGAAGCGGTTTACATGGAAATTTCACAGAAATACTCTCTGGATGAAATAAATGTAATGGCTGTTAAAAATGGTTTTGAATCTTTAAAAGAAATCTCAGATTCCAGAAAATGGTTTATAGATGCTATTTGGAAAGTTGTATAA
- the egtB gene encoding ergothioneine biosynthesis protein EgtB, translated as MKNLTLISPQEQIKEKYQAVRKRSVEICQPLEIEDYVVQPIVDVSPPKWHLGHTTWFFETFILIPNFPDYQVFDPQYNFVFNSYYETIGARVIRTDRGNLSRPSVADVYRYREYVDQNMTIFLSNFDLNEDLKKLFELGLNHEQQHQELLLTDIKYILGHNPLFPAYDKNYPLEKPEHENLEMLAFSEGIYEIGFEGEGFCFDNELNRHKVFLNDFEISNRLVTNAEYIEFMNDGGYEDFKHWHAEGWDWVKGNQLKSPLYWHFIEGKWMHYTLNGLKEINPDDAVCHINFYEASAFASWKGLRLPTEAEWEVASGKFSWGKRWEWTGSAYLPYPGFAKEEGAVGEYNGKFMVNQMVLRGASVATPVGHSRKTYRNFFQTHLQWQFTGIRLAN; from the coding sequence ATGAAAAATCTCACTTTAATCTCACCTCAGGAACAGATCAAAGAAAAATATCAAGCCGTTAGAAAACGTTCTGTTGAAATTTGCCAACCTCTTGAAATAGAAGATTATGTTGTACAACCTATTGTAGACGTAAGTCCTCCAAAATGGCATTTGGGACATACGACATGGTTTTTTGAAACCTTTATTCTGATCCCGAATTTTCCGGATTATCAGGTCTTTGATCCGCAATATAATTTTGTTTTCAATAGCTATTATGAAACGATCGGAGCTCGTGTGATCCGTACAGACAGAGGAAATTTAAGCCGTCCTTCCGTTGCTGATGTTTATCGTTATAGAGAATATGTTGATCAGAATATGACGATTTTTTTATCCAATTTTGATTTAAATGAAGATTTAAAAAAGCTCTTTGAATTAGGCTTAAACCACGAGCAGCAGCATCAGGAATTGTTGTTAACGGATATTAAATATATTTTGGGTCACAATCCATTATTCCCGGCTTATGACAAAAATTATCCGTTAGAAAAGCCAGAGCATGAAAATTTAGAAATGCTTGCTTTTTCCGAAGGAATTTATGAAATAGGATTTGAAGGTGAAGGTTTTTGTTTCGATAACGAATTAAACAGGCATAAAGTTTTTCTGAACGATTTTGAGATTTCAAACCGTCTTGTAACCAACGCAGAATATATTGAATTTATGAATGACGGAGGTTATGAAGATTTTAAACATTGGCACGCTGAAGGTTGGGACTGGGTAAAAGGAAATCAGTTGAAATCTCCGCTTTACTGGCATTTTATAGAAGGAAAATGGATGCATTATACCTTGAACGGATTAAAAGAAATTAATCCCGATGATGCAGTTTGTCATATCAACTTTTACGAAGCATCTGCTTTCGCATCCTGGAAAGGTTTACGCTTACCGACCGAAGCAGAATGGGAAGTTGCTTCCGGAAAATTCAGTTGGGGAAAACGTTGGGAATGGACAGGAAGCGCCTATCTTCCATATCCAGGATTTGCAAAAGAAGAAGGAGCGGTGGGAGAGTACAACGGAAAATTCATGGTTAATCAAATGGTTTTAAGAGGCGCTTCTGTTGCAACACCAGTCGGGCACAGCCGTAAAACATATAGAAATTTCTTTCAGACCCATCTTCAGTGGCAATTCACGGGAATCAGGCTGGCAAATTAA